The window GTTCTCGGCATAGCTGACGGCTTCGATGAGCAGCGGAGGGAGGCCGGCGTTGCCGCCCTGGTCGGGGGAGTCTGGGATGTCTTCCACGCGCTGCTCAACTACCGTGCGTGAGGCTGGTTACGGCCCGGCGCGAGCGGGTCTGCCCGGCGGCACCGATTGTCACCCGAACCGGTGAGGCAACCGAGTTGGGGCGGGCGACGGTGGGCGCAGTGGGGGCGCACGGGAGCATTTACCAGGGCGCGTGGGGGGTGGGGATCGTCACCGTGGGTATCCCGGTGGCGTTGCTGATCGCTAACCTGGTGTCAGATTCCTTGGACGGTCGGACAGTCGGCAACAGATCAGCAGAATCGTCGCCCGCCGGCCGGGACCGGAGGGTGTGGGGAGGCGAAGCCAATGGCCGCGAGACCACTTGTCGCACGACAGCCCAACGAGCGTCTGCAGCAGCTGATCCAGGAGGCCAGCTGCTCGAACGCCGGCCTGGCGCGGAGGGTCAACCTCTGCGGGGCCGAACACGGCCTGGACCTGCGGTACGACAAGACCTCCGTCGCGCGCTGGCTCCGTGGCCAGCAGCCGCGCGGGCAGGCGCCGGCGGTGATCGCCGAAGCGCTCGGGCGCAAGCTCGGCCGGGGCGTGTCGGTCGAGGAGATCGGCATGGCCGACGGCAAGAACCTCAGCTCCGGGATCGGGCTGCAGTTCGCGCCGACGCTCAACGCCGCGCTGGAGCAGGTCTGCGAGCTCTGGCGCAGCGACGTCGGCCGGCGGGACTTCCTGACCGGGGCGACGGTGGCGGCCTCCGCCCTGGTCGAACCCAGCCGGGACTGGCTGATCACCCCGCCCGACCCGGTGGTGGCGCGTACCGGCGGCCCGCGGGTCGGTCCGACAGACGTCGCCGCCATCAAGGCGACCACGGCGATGCTGGTCGACCTGGACCACCGGTTCGGCAGCGGGCACGTCCGCCCGGTGGTCGTCCACTACCTCAACAGCGTGGTCTCCGGCCTGCTCGGCGGCGCCTACCGGGAGGAGACCGGGCGGCAACTCTTCGCGGCGGTCGCCCGGTTGACGGAGCTGGCCGGCTACATGGCGGTGGACACCGGGCAGCCGGGGCTGGCCCAGCGCTACTACATCCAGGCGCTGCGCCTCGCCCAGGCGGCCGACGACCGCGGCTACGGCGGGTACGTGCTGGCTGCCTCGATGAGCCACCTGGCGGCGACGCTCGGCAACCCGCGGGAGATCGCCCAACTCGCCCGCGCCGCGCAGGAGGGCGCCCGTTCGGTGGCCACTCCGACGGCGATGGCGATGTTCTACGCGGCCGAGGCCCGCGGCCACGCCCTGCTCGGCGACGCCCGCTCCTGCGAGGCGGTGGCCGCCAAGGCGCTGGAGGCGATGGAGCGGCGCCGTCCGGAGGACGACCCGGACTGGATCGTCCACTTCGACGACGCCTACCTGGCGGACGAGCTGGCCCACTGCCACCGGGACTTGGAGCAGGCCGGCCAGGCCGAGCACTACGCCCGCCGGGCGCTCGACCTGCACCCGCCGACCAGGGTGCGGCGCCGCGCGGTGGACCTGGTGCTGCTGGCCACGGCCCAGTTGCAGCAGCGGGACCTGGAGCGCGCCTGCGAGACGGGCGCGCAGGCGGTCCGGCTGCTGAGCGGGCTGCGGTCCAACCGGGGCGTCGAGTACCTGGACGAGTTCCGGCGGCGGCTGGAGCCGTACCGGGAGCAGCGGGTGGTCCGCGAGTTCCAGGCCCGGGCCGAGGCGGAGGCCGCCTGACCGGGGCGAGGAGCGGCGCGTGAGGGGCCGGTGAGGGATGGACCGCCCACGTGGTCACCCGGTTCGGTGAACCGGTAGCGTGGGCGCGACGTCCAAGGAACTGTGATGCCCCCAAGAACCGACGAGATGTGGTCCGCCGTCAGCGCGCGGTCGTGCACAGGTGAGGAATCGCGTTGAGCCAGCGCCGCTCGTACCCCAACTCGGGTGACTTCAACCTGGACGATCTCTTCCGTCCCGAGCCGAGTCAGCCCCCGGGGCCGGACGCCCAGGGCCAGCTGCCGCCCCCGATGCCCGGCCAGCAGCCGCCGGCCGGGCTCCAGGGGCAGCAGCAGCCGCCCGGACAGCCCTCCGGGCAGCCGGAGTACCTCGGCGGCGGTGGGCACGGGCTGCCGGCCCAGGGCGCCTCGTGGGGCGGCCAGCCGCTGCCCGCCCAGGGCGCCCCGTGGAACGGCGCCCCGCAGGCCGCCCAGGCGCCGGAGACGCAGTACCTGCCGCCCTACCCCTCGGGGGACCCGCAGGCGGCCGGCTACCCGGCGCGGCCCGGGCACCAGCAGCCCGCTCCGGGCTATCCGCAGCAGCCTGACCACGGCTACCAGACCTACCAGCAGGCCCCGCCGGAGTACCCGGCCCCGCAGCAGGGGTACCCCGGGCAGGACTTCCCGACCCAGGCCGGCAACCGCGGTGGCGGGCGGTCGTCCGGCAAGCTGATCATCGGCGGGGTGGTGGCCGGCTGCGTGGCCGCCGGCCTCCTGGTCGTCGTGCTGATGAACGGGGACGACGACACGGCGGACCCGGGGAAGAAGGCCGCCCCGGCGGCCACCGGCAGCAGCACGGCCGGCAGCCCGCCGCCCGCGAGCGGTTCGGCGGCTGCCGTCAGCCCCGAGGTCAAGGCCCAGGCCCAGCCCCTCTCCGACCTGCTGGGCACCGCCAACGACAGCCGCCAGGCGGTGATCGGCGCGGTCGCCGCGGTGCAGAAGTGCGACAAGCTCCCCGAGTCCCAGCAGGCCCTGACCGAGGCCGCGGGGAAGCGCCGGGAGCTGCAGACCAAGCTCGCCGCGCTCAAGACGGACAAGCTGCCCGGCGGCCCGCAGCTGGTCGAGCAGCTCAACGCGGCCTGGCAGGCCTCGGCGACCGCGGACGACGAGTACGCGGCCTGGGCCGCCGACGCGCAGAGCGCCTGCGACCCCAAGAAGATCGACAACCAGCACTACAAGAACGCGGTCCAGGCCAGCGGGACCGCCACCCTCGCGAAGAAGCAGGCCTCCGGCCTGTGGAACACCATCGCCGGCCAGACCGGCCTGCCGACCCGCGGCGACGGCGACCTCTGACGGCGACGGGGCCCGCCCCGGCGGGGCCGGACCGGACATGCGGCGGGGCCGGCCCGGGTGACCGGTCCGGCCCCGCGGCGGGCCCCGTCGAGGCCGGTCAGGCCGGCGGCCGGCTCCCGGTGAGCACCCAGCGGACGTCCACGAAACCCGGCTGCTGCAGGGCCAGCCGGCCGCCCTTGACCACCTGGTAGGTCACCCAGGTGTTGACCAGCCGGGGCGACTCGGTGCTGGCCAGCATGTTGGTGGTGCCCCAGTTCAGCGGCGGGGTGAGCCCGACGTCGATCTGCTCGCCGCCGTCCAGCAGGGCGGTCACGGTCTTGGCGGTGAGCGGGCGGCCGGCGGCGGAGAGCCGGTCGGCGACCTGCCGGAAGACCTCGTAGGCGACCCAGGTGGTCTGCACCCCGGGGTCGGAGACGTCCACGCTGCGGCCGCCGGCGGAGTCGCCGGACACCACCGAGCGCAGCGCGTCCCAGACCTTGGCCGACTCCGGCGGGTACCAGCTGGTGACGAACGCGCCGGCCAGCGGGCCGCTGTCGCCGCCGGTGGAGTCGACCACCGACTGCTGGACGCTGCCGATCACCGAGGCGACCCGGGTGTTCTTGGGGCCCAGCCGGCGGTAGGAGTCCAGCAGGTTGCCGGTCGGCTCGGCGGCCAGCGCGGAGGTGATGCAGTTCCCCGGTTCGTCCTTGCCGATCGCCTTGCGGACGACCGGCGCGTAGTCGCTGGACTGCTCGGGCGCCTTGACGTCCAGCAGCTTGATCCCGGCCGGCTTCAGCGCGTTGGCCAGGTAGCCGAGCAGGTTGTCGCCGGCCGGGGTGTCCGGCCGGACCAGCGCGACGGCCTTGCAGCCGGCCTCCACCAGCTGCCGGCCGCTGCCGCCGATCAGCGCCGGCAGACCGCCGCCCACCGGGTAGGACAGCGGGCTGCTGAACTCGGGCTGGGAGAGCCCGTATCCGCCGATCAGCGGGATGCCGGCGCGCTCCAGGACGGGCATGAAGCTGTCCCCGTACTGGCTGTAGGAGCCGAGTACGGCGACCGCCTTGGCGTCCACGGCCTGCTGCGCGCAGGCCGCGGCCCCGTCGGCGGTGTTGTGCTCGTTGCAGGTCAGGACCCGCAGCGGGCGGCCGTTCAGACCGCCCTTGGCGTTGAGGTCGCGGCCGATGGCCTCGGCGAGGGCCGTCATGCCGGGCCGGTCCGCGGTGCCGGTGCCGGACGGGGCCCAGGTCATCACGGTCAGTTCGCCCTTGCCGGTGGCGGCGTCGGCCGGTCCGCCGCACGCGGAGGCCGAGAAGAGGGTGGGGAGCAGTGCCACGGTGATGGCGGCTGCGGCGATCGGGCGGCGGTTGCGCCGTGCCACGATCGGGTTCTGAGCCTGGGAC of the Kitasatospora sp. NBC_01246 genome contains:
- a CDS encoding ABC transporter substrate-binding protein, with protein sequence MTGLKGSSQAQNPIVARRNRRPIAAAAITVALLPTLFSASACGGPADAATGKGELTVMTWAPSGTGTADRPGMTALAEAIGRDLNAKGGLNGRPLRVLTCNEHNTADGAAACAQQAVDAKAVAVLGSYSQYGDSFMPVLERAGIPLIGGYGLSQPEFSSPLSYPVGGGLPALIGGSGRQLVEAGCKAVALVRPDTPAGDNLLGYLANALKPAGIKLLDVKAPEQSSDYAPVVRKAIGKDEPGNCITSALAAEPTGNLLDSYRRLGPKNTRVASVIGSVQQSVVDSTGGDSGPLAGAFVTSWYPPESAKVWDALRSVVSGDSAGGRSVDVSDPGVQTTWVAYEVFRQVADRLSAAGRPLTAKTVTALLDGGEQIDVGLTPPLNWGTTNMLASTESPRLVNTWVTYQVVKGGRLALQQPGFVDVRWVLTGSRPPA
- a CDS encoding transcriptional regulator, yielding MAARPLVARQPNERLQQLIQEASCSNAGLARRVNLCGAEHGLDLRYDKTSVARWLRGQQPRGQAPAVIAEALGRKLGRGVSVEEIGMADGKNLSSGIGLQFAPTLNAALEQVCELWRSDVGRRDFLTGATVAASALVEPSRDWLITPPDPVVARTGGPRVGPTDVAAIKATTAMLVDLDHRFGSGHVRPVVVHYLNSVVSGLLGGAYREETGRQLFAAVARLTELAGYMAVDTGQPGLAQRYYIQALRLAQAADDRGYGGYVLAASMSHLAATLGNPREIAQLARAAQEGARSVATPTAMAMFYAAEARGHALLGDARSCEAVAAKALEAMERRRPEDDPDWIVHFDDAYLADELAHCHRDLEQAGQAEHYARRALDLHPPTRVRRRAVDLVLLATAQLQQRDLERACETGAQAVRLLSGLRSNRGVEYLDEFRRRLEPYREQRVVREFQARAEAEAA